Genomic window (Pseudomonas sp. L5B5):
CAGATCTGCAGTACCTCGACTCCCAGTTGCCGATAACCTTCAAGCTGCGCGCCCGCCACCTCCTGCTCGGTAACCAACCGGTGCAGGCGAGTGCAGGGCGCCACGACAAAAGGCTCCATGGCCCCGAGCTTGTCGGCGGTGGTCACGGCAATGACTTGCGCGGCGCTGTCGAACATCGCCTGCTTGATCGGCACTTCATCAAAATGCAGGGAACTGATACCGATCTCCGGATGGATCGCGCAGACCCCGGTGAACAGCAGGTCGGCCTTGATTCCCTGGATCATCCGCAGCGCTTCATGACCACTGGCCGCCAATGTCGCCGGATTGAGCAGGCCACCGGCCAGGATCACCCGGACCTTGGGGTACTCGACCAGGGCCACGGCGATCATCGGTGAGGCCGTGACCGCCGTCAGCCTGATATCCCTGGGCAACGACTGGGCGATGTGCAAGGTGGTGGAGCCGGAGTCGAATATCACCGTC
Coding sequences:
- a CDS encoding DeoR/GlpR family DNA-binding transcription regulator, whose amino-acid sequence is MQYLHSSAELPSLRRQKILLLLERDGKVMAAELSRHFSVSEDTIRRDLAELDASGLVQRVHGGALPRPRDSGKDCFTRVGETSEAKVRLAQFATQWVQEDMTVIFDSGSTTLHIAQSLPRDIRLTAVTASPMIAVALVEYPKVRVILAGGLLNPATLAASGHEALRMIQGIKADLLFTGVCAIHPEIGISSLHFDEVPIKQAMFDSAAQVIAVTTADKLGAMEPFVVAPCTRLHRLVTEQEVAGAQLEGYRQLGVEVLQI